cggcggggcgGGCTGCGCGCCCGGGCGGGCGGCGCACGGGGACGGTGCGCTGGGCGGCGGGGCGGCGGGGGCAGCGGGGTGTCGCGTGGGGACCCAGATGAGACCGTAGTAGACGGCGAGCAGCACAGCGGCCAGCGAGACGCAGAGGAAGTAGGCGCAGACCGGGGCCAGGCGCAGCCAGCGGCCCCGAGGGCCCTCGCTCAGCCCGGCGCCGCCCGGGCTCTCGCCGCCGCCGCCCACGCAGCTCGTGCCCCGCATCCCTGCAGCCCACTCGGCCCGCAAGGCGGCCCGCAAGGCCCCGCCCCCGCTCCCCTCCCCCCGGTTCCGCCCCCGCCGGCGCGGACACGCCCCCAC
The genomic region above belongs to Tamandua tetradactyla isolate mTamTet1 chromosome 16, mTamTet1.pri, whole genome shotgun sequence and contains:
- the INAFM1 gene encoding putative transmembrane protein INAFM1: MRGTSCVGGGGESPGGAGLSEGPRGRWLRLAPVCAYFLCVSLAAVLLAVYYGLIWVPTRHPAAPAAPPPSAPSPCAARPGAQPAPPPAAASVTCLLGAPGGPRPQLELPRSRRRRHNDPRHRPTRPTPRDPPEAAGVRRPG